From Bacteroidales bacterium, one genomic window encodes:
- a CDS encoding PCMD domain-containing protein, protein MRKFNMKHRGNFLTVCLLAAAVTFAATGCWKDDSPYPNEKAAFTSFSVRGAISTRISPNELKVYVELADSVDIENVLLTNVAFNYDNTTISPEIKEGSYLNMSSDLSYTLTTYKDYVWTIVTTQTIERYFNVDKQYGAATFDVATHTATIQVSPAQPLNSIVVKAAKLGNYGSTITPDPKTVTDFSSPVQFTVNHKGKSQIWTVKVSQSSEEISTGSVNAYAKHADVDGDFTIGNGTPSFQYKKASDSDWITLPSADVTVSAGHMTATISDLEPETDYQYIAICGSQAGNIKTFKTEAATQLDNSSFDNWYRDGVTWYPNIDLTSAHYIWDSGNKGENSLGEKNPTCPEESIVVKGKAAKLQSLSIVSVFAAGNLFTGHYVSTTGLSAKLSFGIPFTSRPQGLHGYYNYQPGKVDKTDSPYESYKGTTDTCQIYALLTDWAEPFIANSATKTFIDYYNDPNIIARCQLLDGSNTGGYKEFNLTFNYVSTTRIPKYILVVATSSHKGDYFTGSTQSILYVDEFSLVYK, encoded by the coding sequence ATGAGAAAATTTAATATGAAACATAGAGGTAATTTTTTAACGGTCTGCCTGCTTGCCGCTGCTGTTACTTTTGCTGCAACGGGCTGCTGGAAAGATGATTCGCCTTATCCAAATGAGAAGGCGGCGTTTACATCTTTCTCAGTAAGAGGCGCAATTTCTACCAGAATAAGTCCAAATGAGCTTAAGGTTTACGTAGAGCTTGCGGACTCCGTAGACATTGAGAATGTGTTGCTTACAAATGTTGCTTTTAATTATGACAATACTACGATTTCTCCCGAAATTAAAGAGGGGAGTTATCTTAATATGTCTTCCGATTTGAGCTACACTTTGACAACTTACAAAGATTACGTTTGGACCATTGTAACTACTCAAACTATTGAGAGATATTTTAATGTGGACAAGCAATATGGCGCCGCAACTTTTGATGTGGCAACGCACACTGCAACTATACAAGTTTCTCCTGCGCAGCCGCTTAATTCAATTGTTGTAAAGGCTGCAAAACTTGGAAATTATGGTTCAACTATAACTCCTGACCCTAAGACAGTTACAGACTTCTCTTCTCCTGTTCAGTTTACGGTAAATCATAAAGGAAAGAGTCAGATATGGACTGTAAAAGTTTCTCAATCCTCAGAGGAAATCAGTACCGGCAGCGTCAATGCTTATGCAAAGCACGCAGACGTTGACGGAGATTTTACTATCGGTAACGGAACTCCTTCCTTCCAATATAAGAAGGCGTCTGATTCTGATTGGATAACTCTTCCTTCCGCTGATGTGACTGTTAGCGCGGGACACATGACCGCCACTATTTCTGACCTCGAGCCGGAGACTGATTATCAGTATATTGCAATATGCGGTTCTCAGGCGGGAAATATAAAGACCTTTAAGACGGAAGCTGCAACTCAATTGGATAATTCCAGTTTTGATAATTGGTATCGCGACGGCGTCACCTGGTATCCTAATATAGATTTGACTAGTGCTCATTATATTTGGGACTCAGGCAACAAGGGAGAAAATTCTTTGGGAGAGAAAAATCCAACTTGTCCTGAAGAGAGTATTGTTGTGAAAGGCAAAGCGGCTAAGCTGCAATCACTTTCTATTGTTTCAGTATTTGCTGCAGGTAACTTGTTTACAGGACATTATGTCTCAACGACAGGTCTGAGCGCAAAGCTTTCATTTGGAATTCCATTTACTTCACGTCCTCAAGGGTTGCACGGTTACTATAATTACCAGCCTGGCAAAGTTGATAAAACAGACTCACCTTATGAGAGTTACAAAGGCACAACAGATACTTGCCAGATATACGCATTGCTTACAGATTGGGCGGAACCATTCATCGCAAACTCCGCAACCAAAACATTTATAGACTATTACAATGACCCAAATATCATAGCAAGATGTCAGCTTCTGGACGGCTCAAACACAGGAGGTTACAAGGAATTTAATCTGACCTTCAATTACGTCAGCACCACAAGAATTCCAAAATACATCCTGGTAGTTGCCACCTCCAGCCACAAAGGAGACTACTTCACAGGCAGCACTCAATCAATCTTGTATGTAGATGAATTTTCACTAGTTTATAAATAA
- a CDS encoding aminotransferase class I/II-fold pyridoxal phosphate-dependent enzyme codes for MSNYKFETLQVHAGNTPDPTTGASATPIYQSASFAFKNVEEGRKIFAHEKDGFSYSRIVNPTVDTFTKRIAALEGGYDAVAAASGIAAQWLVMQGLCKAGDNLISSISLYGGTYGQFKNTLPQFGVNVKFCSCNDRNEVESLIDDKTKGIYVETIANSNLAVPDFEMLAQVAAKHNIPLIVDNTVGMRRIFVQTAGKRSKHSYPLSNQMDLRTRQHNWRSCS; via the coding sequence ATGTCAAATTATAAGTTTGAGACTTTGCAGGTACATGCGGGCAATACCCCCGACCCAACTACGGGAGCAAGCGCAACCCCTATTTATCAGAGCGCTTCATTTGCATTTAAAAATGTGGAAGAAGGGAGAAAAATTTTTGCTCATGAAAAAGACGGATTCTCTTATTCAAGAATTGTTAACCCTACCGTTGATACTTTTACAAAAAGGATTGCTGCGCTGGAGGGAGGTTATGACGCAGTGGCGGCCGCATCCGGAATTGCTGCGCAATGGCTTGTAATGCAGGGGCTTTGCAAGGCCGGCGATAATCTTATTAGTTCCATCTCTCTTTACGGCGGAACTTACGGACAGTTCAAAAATACGCTTCCGCAGTTTGGAGTCAACGTAAAATTTTGCTCATGCAATGACCGCAATGAAGTTGAATCTTTGATAGATGATAAAACAAAAGGAATATATGTAGAGACTATTGCCAACTCAAATCTGGCAGTTCCGGATTTTGAGATGCTTGCGCAAGTTGCTGCTAAACATAATATTCCGCTGATAGTAGATAACACCGTAGGGATGCGGCGGATATTTGTGCAGACCGCTGGAAAAAGGAGCAAACATAGTTACCCACTCAGCAACCAAATGGATTTGCGGACACGGCAACACAATTGGAGGAGTTGTAGTTAA
- a CDS encoding PLP-dependent transferase, translated as MIGSCGKFPKFTEAQSALGGKSYLQRYGKGAFSAQLAYEGLTNFGGCLSPFNAFLLLMGVETLSLRVQRVCDNALALAKWLEKNPKIAKVCYPGLESHPTHKNAVKYLNNGFGGIIFVDLKASKEQTAKVVERFKLFTLLANLGDNKSLVTHPATSTHSELSEAELNKVGITGGTLRLCIGIENIEDIIADFDNALRII; from the coding sequence TTGATTGGGAGCTGCGGAAAATTTCCAAAGTTCACGGAGGCTCAATCTGCGCTTGGGGGCAAAAGTTATCTGCAAAGATACGGCAAGGGTGCATTTAGCGCACAGCTTGCGTATGAAGGACTTACAAACTTTGGAGGTTGTCTCTCCCCGTTTAACGCATTCCTGCTTCTAATGGGCGTTGAGACTCTCTCCCTGAGAGTTCAAAGAGTTTGCGATAACGCGCTTGCACTTGCAAAATGGCTGGAGAAAAATCCAAAAATTGCAAAGGTATGCTACCCGGGATTGGAGAGTCATCCGACACATAAAAACGCTGTAAAATATTTAAACAACGGTTTCGGCGGAATCATCTTTGTAGATTTAAAAGCATCTAAAGAGCAGACAGCCAAGGTAGTAGAACGCTTTAAGCTTTTCACGCTGCTTGCAAATCTGGGGGACAATAAATCTCTAGTTACACATCCTGCAACATCTACCCACTCGGAATTATCTGAAGCGGAACTTAATAAGGTTGGAATTACGGGAGGCACTTTGCGGCTTTGCATTGGAATAGAAAATATAGAGGACATTATTGCTGACTTTGATAATGCGCTTAGGATTATTTAA
- a CDS encoding aspartate kinase: protein MQVLKFGGSSVANAENINRVIAIVKKKIKRDKTAVVASAISGATDALIQIGKAAQLQDNSYTQQIEALYQRHIELIKELIPEEDSAPIKSECKELFGKLREICNGVYLLKELSPLSLDHIMSFGEMLSTKIISSKLKSLNISHVWKDSRSLIKTEVSAGANVVKKEETANNIEKYFSTAHNNLYILPGFIASDDQGRTTTLGRGGSDYTASILAVGTQARVLEIWTDVNGMMTADPRIVPEAKPIRNISYKEALELSHFGAKVVYPPTIQPVVKQGIPIYVKTLLTLRTTAL from the coding sequence ATGCAGGTACTTAAATTTGGGGGCAGCTCTGTTGCAAATGCAGAGAATATAAACAGAGTGATTGCCATAGTAAAAAAGAAAATTAAGAGAGATAAAACCGCCGTGGTTGCATCCGCAATTAGCGGAGCTACAGACGCGCTGATTCAAATAGGAAAAGCTGCTCAGTTGCAGGATAATTCTTATACTCAGCAGATTGAAGCATTATACCAAAGGCATATTGAGCTGATAAAAGAGCTTATTCCAGAGGAGGATTCCGCTCCAATAAAAAGCGAGTGCAAGGAATTGTTTGGCAAACTTAGAGAGATTTGCAACGGAGTTTATTTGCTAAAAGAACTTAGTCCGCTCAGTCTGGATCATATAATGAGTTTTGGAGAAATGCTCTCTACAAAGATTATAAGTTCAAAGCTTAAATCTCTGAATATAAGCCATGTATGGAAAGATTCCCGCAGTCTCATAAAAACAGAGGTTTCAGCAGGAGCTAATGTTGTAAAGAAAGAAGAGACCGCAAATAACATTGAAAAATATTTCAGCACCGCACACAATAATTTATACATCCTCCCGGGTTTCATTGCATCTGATGACCAGGGAAGAACAACAACACTTGGCAGAGGAGGTTCTGATTATACAGCATCCATTTTGGCCGTTGGAACACAGGCAAGAGTTTTGGAAATTTGGACGGATGTAAACGGCATGATGACCGCAGACCCACGCATTGTTCCGGAGGCAAAACCAATAAGGAACATATCATATAAAGAGGCGCTGGAACTTTCACACTTTGGGGCAAAGGTTGTATATCCCCCAACCATACAACCAGTTGTTAAACAAGGCATTCCTATATATGTAAAAACACTTTTGACCCTGAGGACGACGGCACTCTAA
- a CDS encoding ACT domain-containing protein: MEGSGMVGVPGYSSRLFDVLSQNNINIILITQASSVHTMCIAIPESDAAKAKKAADELFAYEISLGKVDPLKVEKGFSIISLVGDDLKNQSGASGRMFDALGREGINIRAIAQGSSEKNVSTVLHTEDVKAAIRAIHKEFFSGKGRRINLFFAGCGTVGSALIEMINKQHDFISNQLGKDLVICGVSDSKNYITARDGVKIPSDKKGNKNAKGVSKEDIKKVLATGEKNSGSNYIEKICELNLSNSIFVDCTSSKSIAGTYVDLFRHKIAVAACNKIANSLSYDSYKELFEVARTEGTKYKYETTVGAALPVISTVKQIVNSGDKVKKIEGILSGTLNYLLSNYCGKDFAALVEKAKELGYTEPDPKTDLSGTDVLRKFLILSREAGFKLDISDLNYQPFFEGKYEPRLKKLYEEASKAGKKIKICCKTGRQDFHWHRGSRCKTSIL; encoded by the coding sequence ATGGAGGGGAGCGGAATGGTTGGCGTGCCCGGTTACTCCAGCAGATTGTTTGATGTGCTTTCTCAAAACAACATCAATATAATTTTAATCACTCAAGCATCATCTGTTCACACAATGTGTATTGCAATTCCTGAATCTGATGCTGCAAAGGCAAAAAAGGCAGCAGATGAACTGTTTGCCTATGAAATTTCACTTGGGAAAGTAGATCCTCTAAAGGTTGAGAAAGGTTTCTCTATTATATCTCTGGTTGGAGATGACCTTAAAAATCAGAGCGGTGCAAGCGGAAGAATGTTTGATGCGCTGGGCCGTGAAGGAATAAACATCAGAGCAATTGCGCAGGGATCATCAGAAAAAAATGTCTCAACGGTCCTTCACACAGAAGATGTCAAAGCCGCAATCCGCGCCATTCATAAAGAATTTTTCAGCGGAAAAGGGAGAAGGATTAATTTGTTCTTTGCAGGGTGCGGCACAGTTGGTTCCGCTCTGATAGAGATGATAAATAAACAGCATGACTTCATATCCAATCAGCTGGGCAAAGACCTGGTTATATGCGGAGTATCTGACAGTAAAAATTATATTACTGCTCGCGACGGTGTAAAAATTCCGTCAGATAAAAAGGGAAATAAGAACGCAAAAGGGGTGTCAAAAGAGGATATAAAAAAAGTCCTTGCAACCGGAGAGAAAAATTCCGGCAGCAACTATATAGAAAAAATCTGCGAGCTGAATTTAAGCAATTCCATATTTGTAGACTGCACTTCAAGCAAGTCAATTGCAGGCACTTACGTAGATTTATTCCGTCACAAAATTGCAGTAGCAGCTTGCAATAAAATTGCAAACTCACTCTCCTATGATTCATATAAAGAACTATTTGAGGTTGCAAGAACAGAGGGGACAAAATATAAATATGAAACAACCGTTGGAGCTGCATTGCCTGTTATAAGCACTGTAAAACAGATTGTTAACAGCGGAGACAAAGTGAAAAAGATAGAGGGGATACTATCGGGAACTCTAAATTATTTATTAAGCAATTACTGCGGAAAAGATTTTGCAGCGCTGGTGGAAAAGGCAAAAGAGCTTGGATACACAGAGCCTGATCCAAAGACAGATTTAAGCGGGACAGATGTGCTTAGAAAATTTTTAATTTTGAGCAGAGAGGCAGGATTCAAACTGGATATCAGTGATTTAAACTATCAGCCTTTCTTTGAGGGGAAATATGAACCTCGTCTAAAAAAACTTTATGAAGAAGCCTCAAAGGCGGGGAAAAAAATTAAGATTTGTTGCAAAACTGGACGCCAAGATTTTCATTGGCATAGAGGCAGTAGATGCAAAACATCCATTCTATAA
- a CDS encoding aspartate-semialdehyde dehydrogenase, translating to MIKVLEERKFPVTELIPVASEKSAGKKIKFKGKEWSVVSPETAVSMKPAVAIFSAGADVSKEWAPKFAAVKCYVVDNSSYWRMDKTKRLVIPEINADVIKKSDYIIANPNCSTIQMLVAIADLHKKYKIKRIVVSTYQCITGTGKKAVDELDAERNDQTGTKTLAKALKNGIKNVNTCSASCYYSPRGTEGRKTTTAYPYQIDLNLLPHIDKFLPTGYTKEEMKMVDETHKIMRDNNIKVSPTTVRVPVIGGHGESVNLEFAKPVTLKEVYATLRKTKGVLLQDNTLPKRCSTKNPYGEQNKAIGAELPKYFSTSSKTAAGKKYLEQLAYPMPIYAKDRDEVFVGRVRLDPTVKSGINLWCVSDNLRKGAATNAVQIAEVLLSKKFISVITTSFLVYFPQ from the coding sequence ATGATTAAAGTTCTGGAAGAGAGAAAATTCCCGGTAACAGAACTGATTCCCGTGGCGAGTGAAAAATCAGCAGGTAAAAAGATAAAATTTAAAGGTAAAGAGTGGAGCGTTGTCTCTCCGGAAACAGCCGTTTCCATGAAACCGGCAGTAGCAATTTTCTCCGCAGGGGCAGATGTCTCCAAAGAGTGGGCCCCAAAATTTGCGGCTGTAAAATGCTATGTGGTAGATAATTCCTCATATTGGAGAATGGACAAAACAAAACGGCTTGTAATTCCCGAAATCAACGCAGATGTAATCAAAAAGAGTGATTACATTATTGCAAATCCAAATTGCTCCACAATTCAAATGCTGGTTGCAATTGCAGACTTGCACAAAAAATATAAAATCAAGAGGATTGTAGTCTCCACCTATCAGTGCATAACCGGGACTGGCAAAAAAGCTGTAGATGAGCTAGATGCAGAACGCAATGACCAAACCGGCACAAAGACTCTTGCAAAAGCTCTTAAAAATGGAATAAAAAATGTAAACACGTGCAGCGCAAGCTGTTATTACTCTCCGCGCGGGACAGAGGGACGGAAAACAACCACCGCATATCCCTACCAGATAGACCTCAATCTTCTGCCTCATATAGATAAATTTCTCCCAACGGGTTATACAAAAGAGGAGATGAAAATGGTGGATGAGACTCACAAAATAATGAGGGACAATAACATCAAGGTCTCCCCTACTACGGTAAGGGTTCCTGTAATAGGAGGCCACGGAGAATCTGTAAATCTGGAATTTGCAAAGCCGGTAACTCTTAAAGAGGTCTATGCAACCCTCAGAAAAACCAAAGGAGTTCTTCTTCAGGACAACACACTCCCCAAGAGATGCAGCACAAAAAATCCTTACGGAGAGCAGAATAAAGCCATTGGCGCGGAGCTGCCAAAATATTTCAGCACAAGTTCCAAAACTGCCGCAGGGAAAAAATATCTTGAGCAGCTGGCCTACCCTATGCCAATTTACGCCAAAGACAGAGATGAAGTTTTTGTAGGAAGAGTCCGTTTGGACCCAACGGTCAAAAGCGGTATCAACTTATGGTGCGTATCTGACAACTTGCGCAAAGGGGCAGCAACCAATGCTGTACAGATTGCAGAAGTATTGCTTTCAAAGAAATTTATATCAGTGATCACAACTTCATTTTTAGTCTATTTTCCACAATAA
- a CDS encoding toprim domain-containing protein, with protein sequence MNKGYSESDFETLEWYEHIRRRPGMYLGKLGNGSEQDDGIYVLFKEIVDNAVDEFHEGWGKTIDITLNEETKEVSVRDYGRGIPFGKLLDAVGKMNTGSKFGKDGSLAYGKSVGLNGVGTKAVNATSTQFYVQSFIDGESYYAYFEKGVLIRKGKEKTKEEKDGTFVRYTADDTLYEGYNYNVEFIDTMLKNYVYLNIGLTINFNGKKYKSENGLLDLINDNLSETPLYAPIHLTGKDIEVVITHCTETGENIYSFVNGQNTFNGGTHLSAFREGVGKTIKEFFKKDFDPKDVREGMVAAISIRVGNPDFANQTKTMLNSKLTDTVANGGIPIRDFIMNFLTVDLDNYLHKNPLTADPLLKKILASEKERKELASFQKARRSKKTSLNNEKLKDCSIHYGDNNERAEETTIFITEGNSASGTITKTRDTKTQAVFSLRGKPKNTFGNSKKVIYDKKNAELNLLQAALGIEEDIDNLRYNKVVIATDADVDGMHIRMLLLTFFLLFYPELVRRGHVYILQTPLFRVRKRKKDGAMDTRYCYSEAEKQDAIGKLGKGPEVTRFKGLGEISANEFKDFIGEDMRLDRVRLNKDDSVHDMLEFYMGNNTPDRQNFIQEHLREDVIMEDIISTGTETEE encoded by the coding sequence ATGAATAAGGGATACAGCGAGAGTGATTTTGAAACCCTAGAGTGGTATGAGCACATCCGGAGAAGACCGGGTATGTATTTGGGAAAGCTTGGCAACGGCAGTGAACAAGATGACGGTATCTACGTGCTGTTTAAAGAGATTGTAGATAATGCAGTGGATGAGTTCCATGAAGGATGGGGCAAGACTATTGACATTACCTTGAATGAAGAGACTAAAGAGGTGAGCGTCAGAGATTACGGAAGAGGAATCCCTTTTGGCAAACTTCTAGATGCTGTAGGAAAGATGAACACCGGCAGCAAGTTTGGCAAGGACGGCTCTCTGGCTTACGGCAAATCAGTTGGTCTTAACGGAGTTGGAACAAAAGCCGTAAATGCCACATCTACACAATTTTATGTACAGTCTTTTATAGACGGAGAGAGTTATTACGCATATTTTGAGAAGGGCGTTTTAATCCGCAAAGGCAAGGAGAAAACAAAAGAGGAGAAGGACGGAACCTTTGTAAGATATACCGCAGATGATACTCTGTATGAGGGATATAACTACAACGTAGAATTTATTGACACCATGCTTAAGAACTATGTTTATCTGAACATAGGTCTGACAATTAATTTCAACGGAAAAAAATACAAATCTGAAAACGGACTGCTGGATTTGATAAACGACAATCTGTCCGAGACACCGCTTTACGCCCCTATTCATTTGACAGGCAAAGATATAGAAGTTGTTATCACACACTGCACAGAGACCGGGGAGAATATTTATTCATTTGTAAACGGGCAAAATACTTTTAACGGAGGAACACATCTTTCCGCCTTTAGAGAGGGCGTAGGAAAGACTATCAAAGAGTTTTTCAAAAAAGATTTTGATCCAAAAGATGTAAGAGAGGGAATGGTGGCGGCCATCTCCATCAGGGTTGGCAATCCAGATTTTGCAAATCAGACAAAGACCATGTTGAACTCCAAACTCACAGATACCGTGGCAAATGGAGGAATCCCTATTAGAGATTTCATCATGAACTTCCTGACTGTTGATCTGGACAATTATCTGCATAAAAATCCTTTGACTGCAGACCCGCTGCTTAAGAAAATTCTTGCCAGCGAGAAAGAGAGAAAGGAACTTGCAAGTTTCCAAAAGGCAAGGCGCTCAAAGAAAACAAGTCTTAATAATGAGAAACTTAAAGATTGCAGCATACATTACGGAGACAACAATGAGAGAGCAGAAGAGACCACTATTTTTATAACTGAGGGAAATTCTGCAAGCGGCACAATCACAAAGACCAGAGACACTAAGACTCAAGCAGTTTTCAGCTTGAGAGGTAAGCCAAAAAACACTTTTGGCAACTCAAAGAAAGTTATTTACGATAAGAAAAATGCAGAACTTAATTTGCTGCAGGCGGCTCTTGGAATTGAGGAAGATATTGACAATCTGAGATATAACAAAGTTGTAATTGCAACGGATGCGGATGTTGACGGAATGCACATAAGAATGCTTCTGCTGACATTCTTCCTGCTTTTCTACCCTGAACTTGTCAGACGCGGGCACGTTTACATCCTGCAAACTCCGCTGTTCAGAGTAAGAAAAAGAAAGAAAGACGGAGCAATGGATACACGATATTGCTACTCAGAGGCAGAGAAACAAGATGCAATAGGCAAACTTGGAAAAGGGCCGGAAGTTACTCGTTTCAAAGGACTTGGAGAGATATCCGCAAATGAGTTCAAAGATTTTATCGGAGAAGATATGCGTCTGGACAGAGTGCGTCTGAATAAAGATGATTCAGTACATGACATGCTGGAATTCTATATGGGCAATAATACTCCCGACAGACAAAACTTTATCCAAGAACATCTTAGGGAAGACGTTATAATGGAAGACATTATAAGCACCGGCACGGAAACTGAAGAATAA
- a CDS encoding 1-acyl-sn-glycerol-3-phosphate acyltransferase, whose translation MSGKQRFAKFMIKLLGWKVMDGEVPEPKCIILGVPHTSIKDFIISWFFYTSVGGTANIMIKKEFFFWPLGPILRGMGAVPVDRSHGAISAKQIIETVQKAKKMHLAIAPEGTRKKTAKWKTGFHTIARACDMPIYLGFFDWSRKQIGRGIRFMPTENAQEDLKKIRAHYKAMNMEGCHPGHFDCGDVEPKLIEEQEKR comes from the coding sequence ATGAGCGGGAAACAGCGTTTTGCAAAATTTATGATAAAGCTCCTTGGCTGGAAAGTCATGGATGGAGAGGTGCCGGAACCCAAGTGTATTATTCTTGGAGTACCGCATACTTCAATCAAAGACTTCATAATATCTTGGTTCTTTTATACATCTGTAGGTGGAACGGCCAATATTATGATAAAAAAAGAATTTTTTTTCTGGCCTTTGGGCCCAATTTTGAGAGGAATGGGAGCCGTCCCCGTGGACAGAAGCCATGGTGCAATTTCAGCCAAGCAAATTATAGAAACGGTGCAAAAGGCTAAGAAGATGCATCTTGCAATAGCCCCTGAGGGAACCAGAAAAAAAACGGCTAAGTGGAAGACTGGCTTTCACACAATTGCAAGAGCTTGTGACATGCCTATTTACCTTGGTTTTTTTGACTGGAGCAGAAAGCAAATTGGAAGGGGCATAAGATTTATGCCAACGGAAAATGCGCAAGAAGATTTAAAGAAAATCCGCGCACATTATAAGGCTATGAATATGGAGGGATGTCACCCGGGACACTTTGATTGCGGAGATGTTGAACCAAAGCTGATTGAGGAGCAGGAAAAGAGATAA